The Vicia villosa cultivar HV-30 ecotype Madison, WI linkage group LG1, Vvil1.0, whole genome shotgun sequence genome includes a region encoding these proteins:
- the LOC131620128 gene encoding probable xyloglucan endotransglucosylase/hydrolase protein 32: protein MAFQPILLFSILLFMVPPNNAYWPPSPGYWPSSKIKSMNFYKGYRNLWGPQHQYMDQHALTIWLDRTSGSGFKSVRPFRSGYFGSSIKLHPGYTAGVITAFYLSNSEAHPGFHDEVDIEFLGTTFGKPYTLQTNVYIRGSGDGKIIGREMKFHLWFDPTKKFHHYAILWNPKEIIFLVDDVPIRRYPRKSDATFPLRPMWVYGSIWDASSWATEDGKYKADYKYQPFVAKYTNFKANGCSAYASRWCRPATASPYRSGGLTRQQHWAMTWVQRHHMVYNYCQDSKRDHRLTPECWG from the exons ATGGCTTTTCAACCCatacttctcttttctattttactCTTTATGGTTCCTCCAAACAATGCCTATTGGCCACCTTCACCTGGCTACTGGCCAAGTTCCAAAATCAAGTCTATGAATTTCTACAAAGGCTATAGAAATCTTTGGGGACCTCAACATCAATACATGGATCAACATGCCTTAACAATTTGGCTTGATAGAACCTCCGGCAGTGGATTCAAATCGGTTCGGCCATTTCGATCCGGATACTTTGGTTCTTCAATTAAGCTCCATCCTGGCTACACTGCTGGAGTTATAACAGCTTTTTAT CTTTCTAACAGTGAAGCACATCCAGGATTTCATGATGAAGTAGACATTGAGTTTCTAGGGACAACATTTGGAAAGCCTTATACTTTGCAGACAAATGTTTATATAAGAGGAAGTGGTGATGGCAAAATCATAGGAAGAGAAATGAAATTTCACCTATGGTTTGATCCTACCAAAAAATTTCATCACTATGCTATACTCTGGAATCCTAAAGAAATAAT ATTTTTAGTGGATGATGTGCCTATAAGAAGGTACCCTAGAAAAAGTGATGCAACATTTCCACTAAGACCAATGTGGGTCTATGGTTCAATTTGGGATGCTTCATCATGGGCAACAGAAGATGGAAAATACAAAGCTGATTACAAATACCAACCTTTTGTTGCAAAATACACCAATTTCAAAGCCAATGGTTGCTCGGCTTACGCGTCACGATGGTGCCGTCCGGCCACGGCCTCGCCGTATCGGTCCGGTGGATTGACCCGACAGCAACATTGGGCTATGACTTGGGTTCAAAGACACCACATGGTTTATAACTATTGCCAAGATTCCAAAAGAGATCATAGACTAACACCTGAGTGTTGGGGTTGA